One window from the genome of Chroococcidiopsis sp. TS-821 encodes:
- a CDS encoding hemolysin family protein, producing the protein MNFEILIILLLIVANGIFAMSEIAVVSSRKARLQQLANEGNAKARAALKLAESPNNFLSTVQVGITLIGVLTGAFGGATIARNIASYLQQIPILAPYSQAIALAIVVLTITYLSLIIGELVPKRLALHSPERIAANIAMPMRLIAALFSPAVYLLSASTDFVLRILGIGPSTEPLVTEEEIKVLIEQGTEAGTFEVAEQDMVERVFRLGDRPVSALMTPRPEIVWLDLEDSLEANRHKIINGGHSRFPVCQGGLDNVLGIVPVSDLLARCLSNQPLDLTVSLRQPVFVPESTRGLKVLEMFKQTGTHIALVVDEYGVIQGLVTLNDILIEIVGDVPSADDREEPQVVQREDGSWLLDGMLSIDEFFELFAIKEIPTEHRGSYQTLGGFVITHLGRIPTASDYFEWQGMRIEVVDMDGNRVDKVLVAPIENP; encoded by the coding sequence ATGAACTTTGAAATTCTCATCATTTTGCTGCTGATCGTCGCTAATGGCATATTTGCTATGTCAGAAATAGCAGTTGTTTCGTCACGCAAGGCACGGTTGCAACAATTGGCAAACGAAGGTAATGCTAAAGCACGGGCAGCATTGAAGCTTGCTGAGTCGCCGAATAACTTTCTCTCAACTGTGCAGGTGGGAATTACACTCATTGGTGTTCTGACAGGTGCTTTTGGTGGTGCAACGATCGCTAGAAATATCGCGAGTTATCTTCAACAAATTCCTATACTTGCACCGTATAGTCAAGCGATCGCGTTAGCTATCGTAGTTTTAACTATTACATATCTTTCACTGATTATCGGCGAACTCGTACCCAAGCGCCTCGCACTACATAGCCCTGAACGAATTGCTGCGAATATTGCAATGCCGATGCGATTGATTGCTGCACTCTTTTCACCAGCGGTTTACCTGTTAAGTGCTTCTACTGATTTTGTGCTACGCATCTTAGGAATAGGTCCCTCGACAGAACCGCTTGTCACCGAAGAAGAAATCAAAGTTTTAATCGAACAAGGAACCGAGGCGGGAACGTTTGAAGTGGCTGAACAAGACATGGTAGAACGCGTCTTTCGGCTTGGCGATCGCCCTGTGAGTGCGTTGATGACACCACGTCCTGAAATTGTTTGGCTTGATTTGGAAGACTCGCTGGAAGCAAATCGTCATAAAATTATTAATGGCGGACACTCGCGCTTTCCGGTATGTCAAGGAGGCTTAGATAACGTTTTAGGAATAGTGCCTGTAAGTGACTTGCTCGCGCGTTGCTTGTCGAATCAACCGCTGGATTTAACTGTTTCACTGCGTCAGCCGGTATTCGTTCCAGAAAGTACGCGCGGGCTAAAAGTTTTGGAAATGTTTAAGCAAACAGGGACGCACATTGCCCTCGTTGTTGACGAATACGGTGTGATTCAAGGATTAGTGACGCTCAATGATATTCTGATTGAAATTGTCGGTGATGTTCCATCTGCTGACGATCGCGAAGAACCCCAAGTAGTACAACGCGAAGATGGGTCTTGGTTACTCGATGGCATGTTATCGATTGATGAATTTTTTGAACTTTTTGCAATCAAAGAAATTCCCACCGAACATCGTGGTAGTTATCAAACTTTAGGTGGTTTTGTGATTACGCATCTCGGGCGCATTCCTACCGCTTCTGACTACTTTGAATGGCAAGGAATGCGAATTGAGGTTGTTGATATGGATGGTAATCGCGTTGATAAAGTATTGGTTGCACCAATAGAAAACCCATAA
- a CDS encoding outer membrane beta-barrel protein, which translates to MKLSLKAATISALSALFIAPIVVAPSKAFAQPTGTNASYIGGGIAAGVTNGGQSGDAATFGGNIQARYAIPNTPVSARGAILFSNETSAIMPIVSYDVPVFNNTNVYVGGGYSFVEQNGRPTPLGNRNSFVLTTGVETQVARDIILYSDAKLGIRAYENSPASAVSFQAGAAYRF; encoded by the coding sequence ATGAAACTCTCTTTAAAAGCTGCTACAATTTCTGCTCTATCGGCACTTTTTATTGCTCCAATAGTTGTGGCTCCTAGCAAAGCTTTTGCCCAACCTACTGGTACGAATGCAAGCTATATTGGCGGAGGTATAGCAGCCGGAGTAACAAACGGCGGACAAAGTGGAGATGCTGCTACTTTTGGCGGAAATATTCAAGCTCGATACGCAATTCCTAACACTCCAGTTTCTGCTCGCGGTGCTATTCTTTTCAGCAATGAAACGAGTGCTATCATGCCGATTGTTTCTTACGATGTACCAGTTTTTAATAACACAAACGTTTATGTTGGTGGAGGCTACTCTTTCGTAGAACAAAACGGTAGACCTACTCCTTTGGGTAACAGAAACTCTTTTGTTTTAACAACAGGAGTAGAAACGCAAGTGGCTAGAGACATCATCCTCTACAGCGATGCGAAACTAGGTATCCGCGCTTACGAAAATAGCCCAGCTTCAGCTGTTAGTTTTCAAGCAGGTGCAGCTTATCGCTTCTAA
- a CDS encoding polysaccharide biosynthesis protein has translation MLLPAARATSKSNIIQRIQEIVPLGSPEPQDPQVLTILTELTADLIQAYQAEGQLQEDPFTDVWKRTIHLYESAVSSRVQGKVVLVTGGEGCVGSELVKKLVELGARQVVSVDKARCANLYNLTPNKVQKQAIALYAADIRNYPALKYIFETEKPDIVFHLAAQRLPGLAEVQIRETVTTAICGTQHIIQLCEEYGVQQCIFASTGKAARYFTAEVYAASKKLCEWQIAQAAQKGNVTYGMVRFTHMLNNSSVCQQISDKIQQSKIINIHAPHRYITAQNIHEALHLLLNALVLSQPKTLKFLTVRNLGWPTETLEIALYKIIESGKQLPIYFQGLLPGYEEPCFLGQFDWSQPTEINLLINALENSQVEASGDMMIAELACFSSKVLDKHLSIIRTLTDNLSLPEANIKYELKTAIKEVTTSIFAQTSPQTLLKILKWGTNPKQLVSEGISLEHHRDIIELIAQGLYGRLTQKCLLETYKNIIEFETLVKSLETLPSIQQEVTYLKAVSQSNSYDISSMVSIPPSSFAFCS, from the coding sequence GTGCTCTTACCAGCGGCTCGCGCTACCAGCAAATCAAACATTATTCAACGCATCCAAGAAATAGTTCCACTAGGTTCACCAGAACCGCAAGATCCTCAAGTGTTGACAATCTTGACGGAACTAACCGCAGATTTAATTCAAGCCTATCAAGCTGAGGGACAACTTCAAGAAGATCCTTTTACTGATGTGTGGAAGCGCACAATTCATTTGTACGAATCAGCAGTTAGTAGCAGAGTGCAAGGCAAAGTTGTGCTTGTAACTGGTGGAGAAGGTTGTGTTGGTAGTGAGTTAGTCAAAAAACTGGTTGAGTTAGGTGCGCGACAAGTCGTATCCGTGGATAAAGCCAGATGTGCTAATTTATACAACTTAACACCGAATAAAGTTCAAAAACAAGCGATCGCTTTATACGCTGCTGATATCCGTAATTACCCCGCGCTCAAGTATATATTTGAAACTGAAAAACCAGATATTGTTTTTCATTTAGCCGCGCAACGCCTTCCTGGGTTAGCAGAAGTGCAAATTCGAGAAACAGTCACAACCGCAATTTGCGGTACTCAACATATTATTCAACTCTGCGAAGAATACGGCGTACAACAATGTATTTTTGCTTCAACAGGTAAAGCTGCGAGATACTTTACCGCCGAAGTTTACGCCGCATCTAAAAAACTCTGTGAGTGGCAGATAGCACAAGCTGCACAAAAAGGCAATGTCACTTACGGAATGGTGCGCTTTACACATATGTTAAATAATAGTTCCGTATGTCAGCAAATATCAGACAAAATTCAGCAAAGCAAAATCATCAATATTCATGCTCCCCACCGCTACATAACAGCACAAAACATCCATGAAGCTTTACATTTACTACTTAATGCCCTTGTTTTATCTCAACCAAAAACACTAAAATTTCTCACAGTGCGCAATTTAGGATGGCCTACCGAAACATTAGAAATTGCCCTCTACAAAATTATTGAATCAGGTAAACAACTGCCAATTTATTTTCAAGGGCTATTACCAGGTTATGAAGAACCTTGTTTTTTAGGGCAATTTGATTGGAGTCAACCTACAGAAATCAATTTATTGATTAATGCTTTGGAAAATTCGCAAGTAGAAGCATCCGGAGATATGATGATTGCAGAGCTTGCTTGCTTTTCTAGCAAGGTATTAGATAAACACCTATCAATTATCCGAACCTTGACAGATAATTTGAGCTTGCCAGAAGCTAACATTAAATACGAACTGAAAACAGCAATCAAAGAGGTCACAACCTCGATCTTCGCTCAAACATCGCCCCAAACGCTGCTTAAGATACTGAAGTGGGGAACTAATCCTAAACAGTTAGTATCAGAAGGCATATCGCTAGAACACCATCGAGATATTATTGAATTAATTGCCCAAGGACTATATGGCAGACTGACTCAAAAGTGTCTGCTCGAGACTTACAAAAATATCATTGAATTTGAAACATTAGTTAAATCGCTGGAAACATTACCCTCAATTCAACAAGAAGTAACGTACCTAAAAGCAGTATCGCAATCCAATAGTTATGACATAAGTTCGATGGTTAGCATTCCTCCATCTAGCTTTGCTTTTTGCTCTTAA
- the mfd gene encoding transcription-repair coupling factor — MAFFSIVRALGRSPLATEILTKLDRQRVCRLNGIPRLPKGLVASALAQEARSHLLVVCSTLEEAGRWSAQLEAMGWQTTHFYPTSEASPYEPFDPETEMTWGQMQVLADLIRGNGSSVTGNGQERQSPMAIVATQAALQPHLPPLEAFQPYCLNIAQGMELDLDTFGDKLAQLGYERVPLVETEGQWSRRGDIVDVFPVASELPVRLEWFGDEIEQIREFDPATQRSRSTNGSALDKIDSLVLTPTTFAPIIVSSLGDKKQQVSAYLSPEEQEQFETNQILEGSRRFLGLAFDKPASLLDYLPENTLIAIDEIEQCQAHSDRWVENAEEQHAALRNLPRIHRAFEDSLATASNFRQLHLSELVIEENSALTTINLASRPVPVTPHQFGKIAETIRTERDRGFSVWLVSAQPSRSVSLLQEHDCPAQFIPNPRDFQAIDKLQISHTPVALKYSGLAELEGFILPTFRLVVVTDREFYGQHTLATPNYVRKRRQAASKQVDLNKLRPGDYVVHRNHGVGKFLKLESLTLNKETREYIVIQYADGLLRVAADQLGSLSRFRSTSASPPELNKMTGKAWANTKNRVRKAIKKLAVDLLKLYAARSQQQGFSYPPDQPWQEELEDSFPYQPTTDQLKAVQDVKRDMESDRPMDRLVCGDVGFGKTEVAIRAIFKAVTAGKQVALLAPTTILTQQHYHTLKERFAPYPIQVGLLNRFRTAEERRDIQRRLATGELDVVVGTHQLLGKGVNFRDLGLLVVDEEQRFGVNQKEKIKSLKTQVDVLTLSATPIPRTLYMSLSGIREMSLITTPPPTRRPIKTHLAPYDSEAVRSAIRQELDRGGQVFYVVPRVDGIEETAANLREMIPGGKIAIAHGQMDEGELESTMLTFSNGEADILVCTTIIESGLDIPRVNTILIEDAHRFGLSQLYQLRGRVGRAGIQAHAWLFYPKQRALSDAARQRLRAIQEFTQLGSGYQLAMRDMEIRGVGNLLGAEQSGQMDAIGFDLYMEMLEEAIREIRGQEIPSVDDTQIDLNLTAFIPADYITDMDQKMSAYRAVAAAKTKEELVQIAAEWSDRYGTIPSGANQLLRVMELKQIAKSLGFSRIKPEGKQHVVLETPMEEPAWNLLAANLPESLRSRFVYSPGKVTVRGLGVLSANQQLENLIDFLSKMQGALPEPVLT; from the coding sequence ATGGCATTTTTTTCCATTGTTCGTGCTTTAGGGCGATCGCCGCTCGCAACAGAAATTTTAACTAAACTTGACCGACAGCGCGTCTGTCGGTTAAACGGCATTCCTCGCCTTCCTAAAGGATTGGTGGCTTCAGCTTTGGCACAGGAGGCGCGATCGCATCTTTTGGTTGTGTGTTCCACCCTCGAAGAAGCTGGACGTTGGAGTGCACAGCTAGAAGCAATGGGTTGGCAAACAACGCACTTTTATCCGACTTCTGAAGCTTCCCCGTACGAACCATTTGACCCTGAAACAGAAATGACGTGGGGACAAATGCAGGTTTTGGCAGATTTAATTAGGGGTAATGGGTCATCGGTAACAGGTAATGGGCAAGAACGACAATCACCAATGGCTATTGTCGCTACTCAGGCGGCGTTGCAACCGCATTTACCACCCTTGGAGGCGTTTCAGCCGTATTGTTTAAATATTGCGCAGGGGATGGAGTTAGATTTAGATACTTTTGGTGACAAGCTTGCACAGTTAGGTTATGAGCGAGTACCGCTGGTAGAAACTGAAGGACAGTGGAGTCGGCGCGGGGATATTGTCGATGTGTTTCCGGTGGCTTCCGAGTTACCCGTGCGGTTAGAGTGGTTTGGGGATGAAATTGAGCAAATTCGCGAGTTTGACCCAGCAACACAGCGATCGCGCAGCACTAATGGTAGTGCACTAGATAAAATCGATTCGCTAGTACTTACCCCAACAACTTTTGCGCCGATTATCGTTTCCTCACTGGGTGATAAGAAGCAACAAGTCAGCGCCTACTTATCACCAGAAGAACAAGAACAATTTGAAACAAATCAAATATTAGAAGGTAGCCGCCGCTTCTTGGGTTTAGCCTTCGACAAGCCCGCATCGTTACTTGATTACTTACCTGAAAATACGCTAATTGCCATTGATGAAATTGAACAATGTCAAGCCCATAGTGACCGTTGGGTAGAAAATGCCGAAGAACAACACGCCGCACTCCGTAATTTACCACGCATCCATCGCGCTTTTGAAGACTCCTTAGCAACTGCCAGTAATTTCCGCCAACTCCATCTTTCAGAACTTGTCATCGAAGAAAATTCCGCACTTACAACTATCAATCTCGCTAGTCGTCCTGTACCTGTAACACCGCATCAATTTGGCAAGATTGCGGAAACGATTCGCACTGAACGCGATCGCGGTTTTTCGGTATGGTTAGTGTCAGCGCAGCCTTCTAGATCTGTTTCTTTATTACAAGAACACGATTGTCCAGCACAATTTATTCCTAACCCTCGCGACTTTCAAGCGATCGACAAGCTGCAAATATCACACACGCCAGTCGCTTTGAAGTATTCGGGTTTAGCTGAACTCGAAGGATTTATCTTACCAACATTTCGTCTTGTCGTCGTTACAGACCGCGAATTCTACGGTCAGCATACTTTAGCAACGCCCAATTATGTGCGCAAGCGCCGCCAAGCTGCATCAAAGCAAGTTGATTTAAATAAGCTGCGCCCTGGCGATTATGTTGTCCATCGCAATCACGGTGTTGGGAAATTTCTTAAACTCGAAAGCTTAACGCTTAACAAAGAAACCCGCGAATACATTGTTATTCAATATGCTGATGGTTTACTGCGCGTCGCCGCCGATCAACTCGGATCGTTGTCGCGATTTCGCAGTACAAGTGCGTCGCCCCCAGAATTGAACAAGATGACGGGGAAAGCTTGGGCAAACACTAAAAACCGCGTGCGTAAAGCAATTAAGAAACTTGCTGTTGATTTACTGAAATTGTATGCCGCGCGATCGCAACAACAAGGCTTTAGCTATCCTCCCGATCAACCTTGGCAAGAAGAACTTGAAGACTCATTTCCGTACCAACCGACAACGGATCAGCTAAAGGCGGTACAAGACGTCAAACGCGATATGGAAAGCGATCGCCCGATGGATCGTCTAGTATGTGGTGATGTCGGTTTCGGGAAAACGGAAGTTGCAATCCGCGCCATCTTTAAAGCTGTGACTGCGGGTAAACAAGTCGCGCTGCTCGCCCCGACGACAATTCTTACTCAACAACACTATCACACGCTTAAAGAACGTTTTGCACCTTACCCAATTCAAGTAGGTTTACTCAACCGCTTCCGTACCGCAGAAGAACGCCGCGATATTCAACGCCGCCTCGCCACTGGGGAATTAGACGTCGTTGTCGGGACGCATCAGCTACTCGGTAAAGGCGTAAACTTCCGCGATTTAGGTTTATTGGTAGTAGACGAAGAACAGCGCTTTGGCGTGAATCAAAAAGAGAAAATCAAATCCCTCAAAACGCAAGTTGATGTTTTAACTCTTAGTGCAACTCCGATTCCGCGCACTTTATATATGTCGCTGTCGGGAATTCGCGAGATGAGTTTGATTACAACACCACCTCCAACTCGTCGCCCGATTAAAACGCATTTAGCACCGTATGATTCAGAAGCGGTACGCAGTGCAATTCGCCAAGAACTCGACCGCGGCGGACAAGTATTTTACGTTGTTCCCCGTGTTGATGGTATTGAAGAAACTGCGGCAAATCTGCGCGAGATGATCCCAGGGGGAAAAATTGCGATCGCCCACGGACAAATGGATGAAGGCGAACTTGAGTCAACAATGCTCACGTTTAGTAACGGTGAAGCGGATATTTTAGTTTGTACCACAATTATTGAATCGGGATTAGATATTCCCAGGGTCAACACAATTTTAATCGAAGACGCGCATCGTTTTGGCTTATCGCAACTTTACCAGCTACGCGGTCGTGTTGGTCGTGCGGGAATTCAAGCTCATGCTTGGTTATTTTACCCGAAACAACGTGCCTTATCCGATGCGGCGCGGCAACGTTTACGCGCGATTCAAGAATTTACGCAACTTGGTTCGGGTTATCAACTAGCAATGCGCGACATGGAAATTCGCGGTGTTGGTAATTTACTCGGTGCAGAACAATCCGGTCAAATGGATGCGATCGGTTTTGATCTATACATGGAAATGCTGGAAGAAGCAATTCGTGAAATTCGCGGGCAAGAAATTCCCAGCGTTGATGATACGCAAATTGACCTTAATCTCACCGCGTTTATCCCCGCAGATTATATCACAGATATGGATCAAAAGATGAGTGCCTATCGTGCTGTCGCTGCTGCCAAAACGAAAGAAGAACTAGTGCAAATTGCCGCCGAGTGGAGCGATCGCTACGGTACTATCCCTAGTGGTGCAAATCAACTCTTGCGCGTGATGGAACTTAAGCAAATTGCTAAGTCTTTAGGATTCAGCCGCATTAAACCGGAAGGTAAACAGCACGTGGTTTTAGAAACTCCAATGGAAGAACCTGCGTGGAATCTACTTGCAGCAAATTTACCCGAGAGTTTGCGATCGCGCTTTGTGTATTCGCCTGGTAAAGTTACCGTACGCGGTTTAGGTGTCCTCAGCGCTAACCAACAACTCGAAAACCTAATCGATTTCTTAAGTAAGATGCAAGGCGCACTCCCAGAACCTGTACTCACTTAG
- the sir gene encoding sulfite reductase, ferredoxin dependent: MVNSSIPTPVTKRPSKVEGIKERSNFLREPVATELLQDTTHFSEEAVQILKFHGSYQQDNRDNRIKGQEKDYQFMLRTKNPGGLVTPQLYLTLDKLAEEYGNQTLRATTRQGFQLHGILKKNLKSAIAAIVKSLGSTLAACGDVNRNVMAPPAPFKNRADYQYAWKYAQNIADLLTPQTGAYYEIWLDGEKAISAEEDPAVKEARQKNGTGTIFHEGEEPIYGTHYMPRKFKVCVTVPEDNSVDLFSQDLTLVVMMKDDEQLAGFNVYAGGGLGRTHNKEETFARLADPICYVDKEDVYDIVKAIVATQRDYGDRTDRRHARLKYLIHDWGVDKFRSMVEKYFGKPLQPFKPLPEFKYKDFLGWHEQGDGKLFLGISVQNGRIMDDAKMQLRTALREVVQQFNLPIRLTPHHNVIFYEIEPEKRQAIEAILNRYHVEADPHAIKPLVRYSMACPALPTCGLATTESERIIPSVLDRVEALLQKLGLGDEHFAIRMTGCPNGCARPYMAELGFVGAGPEMYQIWLGGSPNQTRLAQVYIEKMHLNNLETEFEPLFVYFKQARQGTETFGDFCDRVGMASIREFAANYTPQVFEETTQPLPDANATVVETVPPASNGKIRSRHRISIRDDIYNKLKVIGSRDGKTLTAMVNEALETYLKEQSSEF, from the coding sequence ATGGTTAATTCTTCCATTCCCACTCCCGTAACGAAAAGACCTTCTAAAGTAGAAGGCATCAAAGAACGCAGTAATTTTTTACGCGAACCTGTAGCAACAGAGCTTCTACAGGATACAACGCATTTTAGCGAAGAAGCGGTACAAATCTTAAAATTTCACGGGTCATACCAGCAAGATAACCGCGACAATCGGATCAAGGGACAGGAAAAAGACTACCAATTCATGCTGCGGACGAAAAACCCTGGTGGATTGGTTACGCCACAGCTATATTTAACGCTAGACAAGCTTGCAGAAGAATACGGCAATCAGACATTACGTGCCACGACGCGACAAGGGTTTCAACTGCATGGAATTTTGAAGAAAAACCTCAAAAGCGCGATCGCTGCTATTGTTAAAAGTCTAGGTTCGACGCTCGCCGCTTGCGGTGATGTAAACCGCAACGTCATGGCACCACCAGCCCCGTTTAAGAATCGTGCAGATTATCAATATGCGTGGAAGTACGCGCAAAACATTGCCGATTTACTAACGCCGCAAACAGGGGCATACTACGAAATTTGGTTGGATGGGGAAAAAGCAATTAGCGCTGAGGAAGATCCTGCAGTCAAAGAAGCACGGCAGAAAAATGGTACTGGAACCATTTTCCATGAAGGCGAGGAGCCGATTTATGGCACGCACTATATGCCGCGTAAGTTCAAAGTCTGCGTCACAGTACCTGAAGACAACTCGGTAGATTTGTTTTCTCAAGATCTGACGCTGGTAGTCATGATGAAGGACGACGAGCAACTAGCGGGATTTAATGTCTATGCGGGTGGTGGTTTGGGACGAACGCACAATAAAGAAGAAACGTTTGCCCGCCTAGCCGATCCGATTTGCTACGTAGATAAAGAAGATGTTTACGACATCGTGAAGGCTATTGTCGCCACGCAAAGAGATTACGGCGATCGCACAGATCGACGTCACGCGCGCTTGAAGTATTTGATTCACGACTGGGGTGTGGATAAGTTCCGCTCGATGGTGGAAAAGTATTTTGGCAAACCGTTACAACCCTTCAAACCGTTACCAGAGTTTAAATACAAAGATTTTTTAGGTTGGCACGAACAAGGAGACGGTAAGCTGTTTTTGGGAATTTCCGTCCAAAATGGGCGGATTATGGACGATGCCAAAATGCAGCTGCGCACTGCCTTACGCGAGGTTGTGCAACAGTTCAATTTACCAATCCGATTGACACCGCACCATAACGTTATTTTCTACGAAATTGAACCGGAAAAACGGCAGGCGATTGAAGCGATTCTGAATCGCTACCACGTAGAAGCCGATCCACATGCGATTAAGCCTTTGGTACGCTATTCAATGGCTTGTCCTGCTTTACCAACGTGCGGTTTGGCAACAACCGAATCGGAACGCATCATTCCGAGCGTTCTCGACCGCGTTGAGGCATTGTTGCAGAAACTCGGTTTAGGTGACGAGCATTTTGCAATCCGGATGACAGGCTGTCCAAATGGATGTGCAAGACCATACATGGCAGAATTAGGATTTGTCGGTGCAGGTCCAGAAATGTACCAAATATGGTTGGGTGGTAGTCCGAACCAAACGCGCTTGGCACAAGTTTACATCGAGAAAATGCACCTGAATAACCTAGAAACAGAATTTGAACCATTGTTTGTCTACTTCAAGCAAGCGCGTCAAGGTACAGAAACTTTCGGTGATTTTTGCGATCGCGTTGGGATGGCGTCGATTCGAGAATTTGCTGCGAACTATACTCCACAAGTTTTTGAAGAAACTACGCAACCACTACCCGATGCGAACGCCACTGTCGTTGAGACTGTACCGCCAGCAAGCAACGGTAAAATCCGCTCGCGTCACCGCATCAGTATTCGCGATGATATTTACAACAAGCTCAAAGTCATTGGCAGCCGCGATGGTAAAACGTTAACCGCAATGGTAAATGAAGCGTTAGAAACTTACCTGAAAGAGCAGTCATCTGAGTTTTAG
- a CDS encoding M48 family metallopeptidase, with amino-acid sequence MIEQIAAAIKCQDYRRAGELVNQVLQESPENAWAQLYLGQLHEVAGKLALAESVYRQLLQKTTNTKVLTQARHGLQRVADRLQQQRQNAIAASTADPDGAQIGVLILEPIPQEIKTTVARTFGQIMQLDPYTARLKLPTRGWRFYKSGKIGELRFLGENLRAAGIPCFWTTLVEIERIQVFQVSYFQSTTPPIVMGHNAQGQQSSIAFDWSEVSQRVTAQLPIFEQVVDRDVRGKLQRKTQTQDYAQFCDLHLPERLCILRLCDRSYQFHQGCAMMNRLNDRTVRLSWNRLSHFFQQQIPQANVWADFAPFADTVLDQIELLGHLKSHINLFRRTETTWDPAFHLYSGLILTKAIRRE; translated from the coding sequence ATGATAGAGCAAATCGCTGCTGCAATAAAGTGCCAAGACTATCGCCGCGCAGGCGAATTAGTCAACCAAGTTCTGCAAGAGTCACCCGAAAACGCTTGGGCGCAGCTTTATTTAGGGCAATTACACGAAGTTGCTGGCAAATTAGCACTGGCAGAAAGTGTGTATCGTCAACTCTTACAAAAGACCACAAATACGAAGGTTCTAACTCAAGCACGGCATGGTTTGCAGCGCGTTGCGGACAGATTACAACAGCAAAGGCAAAATGCGATCGCCGCTTCGACTGCCGATCCTGATGGCGCGCAAATCGGTGTATTGATTTTAGAACCGATTCCCCAAGAAATTAAAACAACAGTTGCTCGAACATTTGGGCAAATTATGCAGCTAGATCCTTACACGGCGCGTCTCAAGTTACCAACAAGGGGTTGGAGATTTTACAAAAGCGGCAAAATTGGCGAATTGCGGTTTCTAGGAGAGAATTTACGTGCGGCTGGAATTCCTTGTTTTTGGACAACCCTCGTAGAAATTGAGAGAATTCAAGTTTTTCAAGTCAGCTACTTTCAATCTACGACACCGCCTATAGTGATGGGTCACAATGCGCAAGGTCAACAAAGTTCAATAGCGTTTGATTGGTCAGAAGTTAGCCAGCGGGTAACGGCACAATTACCAATTTTCGAGCAAGTCGTCGATCGCGATGTGCGTGGGAAACTACAGCGCAAAACGCAAACGCAAGACTACGCGCAATTTTGCGATCTTCATCTTCCTGAAAGACTTTGTATTCTCCGATTGTGCGATCGCAGCTATCAGTTTCACCAAGGATGTGCTATGATGAATCGCCTCAACGATCGAACCGTCAGACTCAGTTGGAATCGCCTCAGCCACTTTTTTCAACAGCAAATACCCCAAGCCAATGTTTGGGCTGACTTTGCACCTTTCGCAGATACAGTTCTCGATCAAATAGAATTGCTGGGACACCTCAAGTCTCACATCAATTTGTTCCGCAGAACTGAGACAACTTGGGACCCAGCATTTCATTTATACAGTGGGCTAATTTTGACTAAAGCTATCCGCCGCGAGTAG
- a CDS encoding 16S rRNA (uracil(1498)-N(3))-methyltransferase, with amino-acid sequence MAQLQRLAIAHTQLHNEQILLANEQQHYLYRVLRLREGDRFIAMDGTGNSWLAVLSGNQAQILESIVVESELNVAVNLILALPKGNGFDEVVRCCTELGVSSIVPVLSDRTLLQPSPQKVERWRRIAKEAAEQSERNLIPTILEPVSLQQALADATSSKQLYFCVARLNCPHLKTILALATATEMTIAIGPEGGWTTSEIAAAREVGFQLVSLGRRVLRAVTAPIVAMSLVSAAFDG; translated from the coding sequence ATGGCGCAATTACAACGACTAGCGATCGCACATACCCAGCTGCACAACGAACAAATTTTGCTGGCGAACGAACAACAGCATTATCTTTATCGAGTGTTGCGGTTACGGGAAGGCGATCGCTTTATTGCGATGGATGGTACGGGGAATTCATGGCTCGCCGTCTTATCAGGAAATCAAGCGCAAATTCTTGAGTCGATTGTTGTTGAATCCGAATTAAACGTTGCAGTCAATTTAATTCTGGCACTACCCAAAGGAAACGGCTTCGATGAAGTTGTCCGCTGCTGTACAGAACTTGGCGTCAGTTCTATCGTACCTGTATTGAGCGATCGCACTTTATTGCAACCGAGTCCGCAAAAAGTAGAACGCTGGCGACGCATTGCTAAAGAAGCCGCTGAACAATCAGAACGCAATCTTATTCCGACCATTTTAGAACCTGTTTCTTTGCAGCAAGCACTGGCAGACGCAACTTCTTCAAAGCAGTTGTATTTTTGCGTAGCGCGACTTAACTGCCCGCATCTAAAAACAATTCTCGCGCTGGCAACTGCTACAGAAATGACAATCGCAATCGGACCTGAAGGCGGATGGACAACATCGGAAATCGCCGCAGCACGCGAAGTAGGATTTCAACTTGTTTCGCTAGGTCGTCGAGTCTTACGGGCAGTAACGGCACCCATTGTCGCCATGTCGTTAGTGTCAGCTGCTTTTGATGGGTAA